TTCGAGAATAAACACTTCATTAGTGGTCATGCCATAGTGCTACTTTAAAAGAGGGGCTTTGGAGTTGGACTGGAAgtcaaatcccacctctgccaTCTATTTTGTTTGGAAATTAACGCCCATGAGTTATTTGATCCCACTGTAGACCTCTGGATAAGTATCTCTGACCCTCAGTGTCTCACCGACACAATGGGAACACTAACACCTGCCACGGAGCTCAGAGCCAGCACTCACTGTGTACCCGTCACTGTGCCCTGCCACGCGGACTGTGCATCTATTTTGATGAGTCAGGTTTTATTACCACCACAGTTTTCACAGACGTGGCTACCGGGACACGAaggggttaaataacttgtctaagTCATGCAGCAAACAGGACAGATAACTTTTACCCAAGACACTCAGAATCCTCGCTCACAACCCCTAGGCCGCTTTGCAGTGGGAACTCGCATACTTAACTTACTCAGGACACTGCGAGGCAAACTGCAGGGGTCAACAAACGTCCTGTGGGCTCCTTTTTCCGACAGTACTGGGAAGAGCCGATAGAAAAGACAGTGGCTACAAGACTTGGACACTGCGGTGGTCGCTCACTTAGCAGCACCTCGCTATAAAACGTCGCCAGTATTGGAAGACACCAAGACCTGCACGGAAACTGGAGCAGTCACACTTCCCAGCCTCATCCAAGCACGTGGCAGGATGGTACTTCGTGCCCAACTTGGGTTGGATCGGGCAAGGTGACTAACTCCGGGCTATGGGGTAAAGTTCATTTCTAGGCTAGAATGTTTAACTGACAGTTTAAGACTCTCCCTTTGCAACAGCGACCACCTACAGAGGGCAGACTTCCCCGGCCGATCTGAGATGCACAGACTGTGGAGAAATAAATCTTGTGGAAGCCAATGAGATGTTTACCACAGCACAACCTAGACCGCCCTGAGCGATAGCATAAACCAGTCTCAGGCATCTCCCATAACTACTAACAGGTCTTCTTTCACTTACAATACAATGAAGAGTTTCAACTTTTGCCCAATGCTAACAGGAGGCATGCTGGACAAATAAAGGAGACATACTTACCTAAGGTCCTCCCTACCCCAAGAGCAAGGCGAACATGAGATAGTTTTAGGTGCCTTTTGATTCGCTCAATCAAGGTTGCCAAGGAGACAGAGTCATCCAGGGTGCATAACCGCCCCATTCCAGTGTGCAGAAGCAGAGGCTGAAAAACAGAAGTTAGAGAAACTGTCCATCACCAGTCCTAGAAAACAAACCTAGAACAAACAGCAAATGCTGAGAGCAATATAACACGCACGCCGTGAGCTCACTTCAGCCAGCTCCAGGCTAACGCTTGTGTCCAGGGATACAAATCTGTCGAAAACACTCTCTGGCTTGGAGAGCTCAGTCTCCTGGGAAGGCCTACTGATCTAACAATTTACAAATGAATTTGCCAAACAACGCTCGGCAATAGAAGATATTTTTAGTACCTTCTCCAGTGACAGAATTTCAGTCTTCTGATAAAGCTGTCTGTTCTGGGAAAGGAAAGCCACCACCTGCATCAAAGCCTGCTGACTACAGTTCAGACTGACCCGCGTCTGTTCCTCATCATCAGTCCTAGAAACAGAGTAAAAGATTAGATTTATATGACATTTAGGATTCAATCCCAAACCAAATTATTTCCCAGAACAGTGTTACTCAAACTTTAAAATGCATCAAAATCACCTTGTGGACTATTTAAATCCTAGATGgatgggccccacccccagtttctgattcagtaggtctaggtGGGGGTCTGAGGATTTACTTTGCTAACAAGTTCCCAGCGATGCTGATGCTGTTGGTCCAAGGACCTCACCTTGAAACCATAGTTCTaatggctctttttaaaaaatatatgtattttattgattttttacagagaggaagggagaaggatagagagttagaaacatcaatcagctgcctcctgcaagttctAATGGCTCTTAATCCAGTTGTGCATCGCTTCCTAAAATGACAGCTGCTGGACCCTTTACAGATCCGGTGAAACAGCTAGAATGGGCTGGGGCAAACTGAATTCTTTTTAAAGCCCTAGAAGTTCATTTTCAAACAACACTGCATACAAGAATTTCTGGACAGATTCTCTGGCAAACCCCATTCTAATTACACAGATCTAGGTTGAAGCCAAAAATCTACATTTTTCATAAGTATAAGTACCCCATTCATAAGGGCAGGGAGTCCTTATCGCCCTTTGAAAAGCAATGCCCTTAGAGAGTCTCTAAAAATACTGGCATCAAGAAAGTTTTGCATTTAATCATAAACTCTAAGTATAGAACACTTGAACTAAAAGGCACCTTAAAATATAacctgggccctaaccggtttggctcagtggatagagcgttggcctgcggactgaagggtcccgggttcgattcccgtcaagggcatgtaccttgattgcgggcatattcccagtgggaggtgtgcaggaggcagctgattgatgtttctctcccatcgatgtttctaactctctgtccctttcccttcctctctgtaaaaaatcaataaaatatattttaaatataatatatatatataatctggaAGTGTTGTTGTCAATATTGGAATCATCTGCAgagctttgaaaagaaaaagcagaaacaaTGGGTGGGCCCCGACTAATGGTCAAACGCAGACATTAACTGTGACGTGGTAAAGCTAGAACCAAACTAAATGTGCATCAGTTTACACAAAAAGGGGGGGGCATCAGTTAGGAAGAGGAATGCTTAAAGAATCGACagcacaataaataaaacaaacaaaaaagaaaaaaaagaatctacaGTACATCCATAGTAagaaatattatgcagcagttaaaaagaaacagatcttATGTACCTACATGGGAAGATCTCTAAGACATCGTGTTAGTAATATGGCAAATACACCATACCACTTAATTAAGagaacaacaaataaaacaaaacatttcttcaTGTCTCTGTATGGGTTTGGAAAGATACTCACTTctctgaaaggaaggaaaaagacgaCCTGAGTTGAAGATCTGGGACTGAGTAGCAGACATACGTCATTTTACTGAACTACACGAGTATTGTCTTTCTTTATAAACTGAagacaagaccctccaccagcaaaaggaTTACAACTCGCTTTATTAACTATACTTGCTTTACTATGCTTGTCTGAAACCAAACCCacatatctctgaggtatgcctgtgcCCCAAAGTAAAAGCAACTACCTCTCACCACTTCCAGGAGGATGAGAAATACCGCATGTATTCCACAGAGGAAATAGTGTTCCTTATCACCTTTATTGCTTTGAAAAGCTCCCATGGTTCTCCTCCTTTGAGGACCCAAATGAGAAGCAGGCTGTTTTGTAAATACATCCCGGGGAAAACAATGTTTCAAACCTAAATGTCAGAATTACAGAACTTGTAAGGAAGATCTTTACAAATAAGTACCCaccaagaaaagagagaaatactctGTACCTAGCAGAGAAGGACGTGACAGAAACATCTGAAATTCCTTTCACTGCAGACATGACTTTGTCCAGGTCTTGGGCGTGGTTAACACTAAATTCTACTCTGTGTGTTCCCTCTGTTGGGCAGTTGGGTGCTTTGGAAGGATGTATAGGCCTGGAGGTGCAAACGCCTAGAAAAAAATGGTAGGAAAATGGAGTTTttgcgttttgtttttttttctaattaaaaagataaactatTATGCCCAAAACTTACaagaaattagtattttttatattcattctCAGATGCTTATATACTATACACATATCCTTTTCCTATACAACCAACGTTACCCAACAATGAGGGGATTTAATACAGACAtacaaaatcaaatttatttttagaattattttccaGTATTCTTAAATATCACAAAAATTTGGACAAGACTGATGCATGTGTTTTAGATGATACGTACAATTGTGCTGCTTATTAAACTTACCCATGTACAACATGACTCAGTGTGTAAATGCTCATATCTACTCGACCACATCAATCCAGCTTATATCCTCAAAAGCTTCAGCCCAAAATGAGTAAGTAAACTAAAAAGACTTACTAAAAGTAAAGCTGAAACACATGAGCTGAATTCCCTCATTAAAACTCTGGTCTATTTGGGTGACATATTAAGCATGTGCCGGAGAGGCCCAAGCTTTCAGTTCAGTTTAACAAGCGTTCCTGGAGTGCCCGGGTGGCAGGTACTATGCCACCTGAGTGAGGAGTCACAGCGCTCAGACGGGCGTGAAGCTCTCCCAGGCTCGCCTTATTCatcagcaataaaaatgttattttccaaatGTAATTTGGTTGCCAGATTTCAGcaacactattttaaaatatattttgcatacaCAATAATGACCCCACCCTAAAGCAGGGAAGACTCTATTGAAAAGACGTCCTAAAACTTCAAAGCATTTACAGGGAAAAGACGAAACAGGAGAGAGGAGGGTCTCACCGAGCCCTTTAGCCAGCCAGTTGTTGACGCCCTGGGGCGCGGCGTCGTAGGCGGTGTGGGGAGAGTAAATGGCGACTCGGTTCTCCAGAGCGCGGATCACCAGGCGCTCCTTCCAGGTTTTCCAGGTGATGCGCTTCATGGGCCGGAAAATGGGCGGATGGTAGGAGAGAATGAAGTCAGCCTTCTTCTGCAGTGCCTCCTCCATCACTTCCTCGGTCAGATCGTTGGTCAGGAAGAGTGTGCTCACCGTGTGTGGCGGGCTTGGTTCCACCAGTAATCCAACATTGTCCCAACTCTCAGCAAAGGAGAGGGACGCAAAGTCATTCAAGGAGGAAACGAGAGCCTTCAGATCCATGAAGGAACAGGAAGGACTGCGGACCAGGGAGTGAACGAGCCGGACTCTGGCGGGGACCAGGCGCACGTGAGATGACAACATACAGACACCGGGAGAAACTGAATATCTGAagccaaaacacacaaaaaatggtaCACGTGTATCCGTTAGGCCTGTGCCTTTGCAAAACAGGAGCCAAGGAGCTGCAGTCGTGCATACCTGGGTTCAGGCACTGCCCCTGCCACTCGCCAGCATTTCCTTAGGTAAGTCATTGAACCTTTCTGGGCGTGTTTCCTCCTCTATGAAACAGAAACACCACAACCTACCCCACAGGCCATCGAGAGGGGCAAGTGGATTCATATATGTAAGTCTCCTGGTACATAATACAGACgttcacccctcctccccagagtACCTCACCCTCGCTCTTGTTCTCCCCATCCCTGCTTCAGCCCCCCTCCTGCCTTCTCCATTTCTCTAAATATTACCCTTCCTTCCAAGTCCCCTTCAACTTCCGAAAATAAAAGCTTTCCTTGACAAATCTTCCTTTTCAGTGTCtctctcctgccccgccccattCTGCCCTAGTATTCTCATAATATTAGGTTCCTGTATGTCTGTCTCCCCAGTATGCTAATGCTACTGGAAAACAGGAATTATCTTTTACATATCTCAGGCCAGCACTAAACactgtcccccaccccatctcagcAGAGTTTGGAGTTAAggtggtatttttaaaagcactttgttaaaaaaattacaaatagccgaaaccggtttggctcagtggatagagcatcggtctgcggactgaagggtcccaggttcgattccggtcaagggcatgtaccttggttgcgggcacatccccagtagggaggtgtgcaggaggcagctggtcgatgtttctctctcatcaatgtttctagctctctatccctctcccttcctctctgtaaaaaaaaaaaatcaataaaatacattttttaaaaaattacaaatatatatatatttgtaatttttttattatatatatagttaagtTCTTTACAAGATGCACAGATGAGTCACCCCAAATGAGCAGGTTCAAGAGAGGAAAAAGCAGAGCTGCTGCCCCTGCACCCACACCTGCTACAGGAAGGCTAGGCTCAAGAGGTGGGAGAGTGCCCAGAGCCTGTAAGCCTaatagagcagcaattttcaagctgtttcatctcatggcacacataaagtaattacgaaaattctgcggcacaccaaaaaatatattttttgtcgatctgacaaaaaaacatAGGTAGTGTACAatgttgattcattcacacccacagctattgctgtgttggctgttgttatttttatttgacaatctaagggaaaagaggtcagtgctcctgactaaatagtcaggtcttgtatgttttaaaaactcttgtgGCACGCcttttgaaaatcactgttctacaCAGCTATATCCAATACAAAAAAGGACATTGTCAACTCCATTCTTAAACTGTTGGAGAAAAGCATTTCATAGTCTACACAATAATTAACAAGAAAGCATAGCCGattgtaaatttaattaaaatattcacaACCCAATGAtttcaaaaggaatttttaagacatttccacagcaaaaatatttaataccagaggcccagtgcacaaaattcatgcacaggtagggtccctaagcagTGCCGGCtgggggccttcctttgttccatgccaccccctggtggtcagtgcatgtcacagcgagctatcgaactcccgaggggacactttgcatattaggcttttatatatatagatgagatgTGAGTATTTATTCAATATATGATTTGAAGTGAGGAGGAGCCTCTGTTAACCACTCCAGCCTACGGTCCTGGAAGATCTTCTAATGTCCTTAAACCTCTTCCACCCTCCAGAGTCCACGTCCTGACAGCACTCCACTCCCCACGATCTTCTAAATCTGACAAGCGGGACAGTGCAGCTCTCTGGGCCACCCATACTTGAGTTACCTACTGTTACACTTGAAATTGCCTTTGGGAATAACGGAACACCCCTCATTTCACAGATCAGGCAACAGCAAAGCTGCCTAGCTTGGTGCCAGAATTCACGAtgggaggcagcagagcatgCTGGACAAGAACCAAGTCTCTTAACACCATACTGACCGCCCCAGAGCCACACCTGCGTATCCAATGACTTAGCCGCTGTGATTTCCGACTCTGAAGAAAGAAGTGCCCAGCTCACAGTTTGCCGCAATACTGAAACGTAAAGCTGGTGACAATACCCGACCTCGAGTCGGCACGTGTTTGTTATTAAGTAACATTAGCAGGTCCCACTTTCCAGCCTGCAAAACTGCACCTTCTTAGGTTACCTCATCGACATCCAGGCCGCCGCCAGCACAAGGAAGAGCCGGTGGCCAGCCCCGAGGGAGCGCCCAGCCCTCACGTGGCAGGCCGGTGTCTGTCCctacctcctcctctgcctcctttgGCAGCAGCCCTCGGCAACAGCCGCCGCCTGCACagcaaagggaaagaaaactgCACGAACCCGAGGTCTGCAGCTTCGTCCGCCGTAATTTAAATGGCCCGAGACTCGCCAGTGCAGACAACGCTCCTCGCGCGTCACTTCCGGTCCCGGGCGGGATCTCGCGGCGTGGGAACTGGCTGGGGCAGGGCGCCGGGCGGAAGTGGTCCCTCCCATTCTACCGCTGAGAGCAAGGCACTTCCAGAGACTGTCCAGAATAGTTCCGGGTTAGGATTCCTGTCCGAGTGCAATGAGAAGAGTTCCTTTTCACTGTCACAAGCGTCCCAGGTGGGCATAGATGACATTGTCTCCCCAGTTCTAGTCGTTTTggtttgagagagggaggggggcggaggaggcGAGCCCGTGAGGGGCGTGCTCTCGCATGGGTCCGGTGCTCGGCTTCCGGGGGGGCCTCAAGAAACTAATTTGGAATCTACAGACCTGCGGGGGCACCTGCCATCGCATCTTTGCTGTCTGAACCACAGCTGTGCTCCCCGAAGTGGTCAAGTATGgggtgcaggcgtcctcaaactacggcccgcgggccacactcgggtgtttttgccgttttgtttttttacttcaaaataaggtatgtgcagtgtgcataggaatttgttcatagtttttttaaaactatagtccgggcctccaacggtctgagggacagtgaactggcccccctgtttaaaaagtttgaggacccctggaacgCGCTCATTTTCCACTGACTTCTTCAAATACTTGCAGAGCGCTGTGGTTTAGTTCTTGGGCTGCTTCGAGGGAGCATTCCGGGGGGAGAGGCTGTTGTTGAAACAGCAGATTTAACACATTAAGACAGCACATGGTTTATTATAGGATAAGTGCTGtggggagaggagacagaggaggCACTGGGAGGAAGGCATGTTGAAGGAGAGTTTTGAGCAGAGCCTTGGAGGGGAGGGCAAGGCCCTGCAGGGGGCAGTGTGACGTGCCGCCGGAGGGAACGCGGGGCCCAGACCCGGCGGCCGCGCACCCGGCTGCGGGAGGACTTGCGGGGAGGCGCGGGGAGAGGGAGCGGGGCCATCGGGAGGCTGGGCCCTTAAGTCGGGTAGGATCTCTTCATCCCTTCCGCCACCGGATTTTTattacttgggggtggggggtggtcttcgagactttttcttttaaatatgcagTAAACATAAGCATGTGAGAAGAGAGGGGGgggaaatgaatttaatttttcttttcttttggggatggAGATTCGTTTTTGAACTTTTCTCGATAAGACTGAGAAATTAAGTAACAGTAACCATCAAGAAgaaaaatggtaagttttatagAATTCTTATGAATGTCTTTCATTATAagtaatttttagaaattcaGTCAAGGGAAAGAAAACTGCATGGAAATATCAATGGCCAGGCAGTGAAAAATGGTTCAAAACAATACCAGAAATAAGCAAAATTACTTGTTAAGTTTTCAGAGAATTCACCTTTTATAGAAAGAGATTGAGTACAAGATAGAGATGAGAAGGGAGAGTAGGAGGAGCAGAAGGTATAGCCCTGGTATTATAACTTTAATTGGGACCTTTTGCTCTGTATTTAAGGGGGGCAGCTAGAGCTTGAAGTGGAAAAACAACAATGAGTAATgacccacacccctctccccaacacacactcCTGCTTTCTATCTTCAACCTGGCCATACTCTCTGACTGCTAGATACGAACCTAAAACCAACAGGAATGAACAAGGACGCCCCAGAATAatcattttccttattt
This Eptesicus fuscus isolate TK198812 chromosome 11, DD_ASM_mEF_20220401, whole genome shotgun sequence DNA region includes the following protein-coding sequences:
- the NIF3L1 gene encoding NIF3-like protein 1 isoform X2 encodes the protein MSMRYSVSPGVCMLSSHVRLVPARVRLVHSLVRSPSCSFMDLKALVSSLNDFASLSFAESWDNVGLLVEPSPPHTVSTLFLTNDLTEEVMEEALQKKADFILSYHPPIFRPMKRITWKTWKERLVIRALENRVAIYSPHTAYDAAPQGVNNWLAKGLGVCTSRPIHPSKAPNCPTEGTHRVEFSVNHAQDLDKVMSAVKGISDVSVTSFSARTDDEEQTRVSLNCSQQALMQVVAFLSQNRQLYQKTEILSLEKPLLLHTGMGRLCTLDDSVSLATLIERIKRHLKLSHVRLALGVGRTLESQVRVVALCAGSGSSVLQGAEADLYLTGEMSHHDVLDAASQGINVILCEHSNTERGFLSDLRDALSAHLESKINIILSGADRDPLQVV
- the NIF3L1 gene encoding NIF3-like protein 1 isoform X1, yielding MLSSHVRLVPARVRLVHSLVRSPSCSFMDLKALVSSLNDFASLSFAESWDNVGLLVEPSPPHTVSTLFLTNDLTEEVMEEALQKKADFILSYHPPIFRPMKRITWKTWKERLVIRALENRVAIYSPHTAYDAAPQGVNNWLAKGLGVCTSRPIHPSKAPNCPTEGTHRVEFSVNHAQDLDKVMSAVKGISDVSVTSFSARTDDEEQTRVSLNCSQQALMQVVAFLSQNRQLYQKTEILSLEKPLLLHTGMGRLCTLDDSVSLATLIERIKRHLKLSHVRLALGVGRTLESQVRVVALCAGSGSSVLQGAEADLYLTGEMSHHDVLDAASQGINVILCEHSNTERGFLSDLRDALSAHLESKINIILSGADRDPLQVV